A window from Cinclus cinclus chromosome 4, bCinCin1.1, whole genome shotgun sequence encodes these proteins:
- the LOC134043759 gene encoding uncharacterized protein C11orf16 homolog, giving the protein MSSNMGSRKDFLIEFDQSCALKSKVQCGQQETPLYDILHYEDARRHPLAPGDRVLAPWEAAAKRFGPGTVLRAVESTEAPLAHSERGVLVNFWNGQTKEVPSVQALRIPLTLSERIILELQMPLAARQIVVDSSLDYPYLVAPGYRASGHYTQGHLDLDCCPGALYSSHPCAKCSWGCISLPQCCLGAWEPTRPAECKVQQEYAFIPGTSLSEEKLSKKIEQELSELRIASSESVSRQEEKKEEKRLETENIPKDVRSCLEDDHEARETEKGPQREMSHAVIDVAVNTDSWLMETDHKEEAESRQQDAETEANFEHEHGIRTVTLLPKHKTYHIVSGCIMYNICHYNSWCFTRKYHNAIFIYKY; this is encoded by the exons ATGTCCAGTAACATG ggctccaggaaaGACTTTTTAATTGAGTTTGACCAAAGCTGTGCTCTGAAGAGCAAGGtccagtgtggccagcaggaaaCACCTCTCTATGACATTCTGCACTACGAGGATGCCCGGCGACACCCTCTTGCTCCAGGGGACAGGGTCTTGGCACCATGGGAGGCTGCAGCCAAACGTTTTGGCCCTGGCACTGTGCTAAGGGCTGTGGAGAGCACAGAGGCACCTTTAG CACACAGTGAAAGGGGAGTGCTTGTGAATTTCTGGAATGGGCAGACTAAGGAGGTGCCTTCTGTCCAAGCTCTGAGGATTCCCTTGACCCTAAGCGAACGCATCATCCTGGAGCTGCAGATGCCTTTGGCAGCCCGGCAGATAGTGGTAGATTCAAGCTTGGACTACCCataccttgtggcaccaggttATAGAGCCTCAGGGCACTACACACAGGGTCACCTGGACCTGGATTGCTGCCCAGGGGCTCTGTATTCCAGTCATCCCTGTGCAAAGTGCAGCTGGGGGTGTATCTCGCTTCCCCAGTGCTGCCTTGGAGCCTGGGAACCCACACGACCTGCAGAATGCAAAGTGCAGCAGGAATATGCCTTCATCCCAGGGACAAGCTTGTCTGAAGAAAAGCTCAGCAAGAAAATAGAGCAGGAACTGTCTGAATTGAGGATTGCATCTTCAGAAAGTGTTTCcagacaggaagagaaaaaggaagagaagagattGGAGACAGAAAACATTCCAAAAGATGTTAGGTCTTGTTTGGAAGATGACCATGAGGCTAGAGAAACTGAAAAG GGCCCTCAGAGGGAGATGTCTCATGCTGTGATTGATGTTGCTGTCAACACAGACAGCTGGTTAATGGAGACAGATCACAAGGAAGAAGCAGAGAGCAGACAGCAGGATGCTGAAACTGAAGCTAATTTTGAACATGAGCATGGTATTAGAACTGTAACTCTTTTACCCAAACATAAAACTTACCACATAGTATCAGGATGCATCATGTATAACATCTGTCACTATAATTCTTGGTGCTTCACAAGAAAATACCATAATGCCATCTTTATATATAAGTATTAA
- the NDUFB2 gene encoding NADH dehydrogenase [ubiquinone] 1 beta subcomplex subunit 2, mitochondrial, translating to MVVVALGRTAGRLLRAGAAVPGRRRAGGGVHIPPRYRQFPELTRAQVIRGEALSGFMWFWILWQFWHNSDMVLGHFPYPDPSAWTDEELGIPPDDEE from the exons ATGGTGGTGGTGGCGCTGGGCCGGACTGCGGGGCGGCTGCtgcgggccggggccgccgtgcccgggcggcggcg CGCGGGCGGCGGGGTGCACATCCCGCCGCGGTACCGGCAGTTCCCGGAGCTGACGCGGGCGCAGGTGATTCGAGGCGAGGCGCTCAGCGGCTTCATGTGGTTCTGGATCCTCTGGCAATTCTGGCACAACTCGGACATGGTGCTG GGACACTTCCCGTATCCCGACCCTTCGGCCTGGACGGACGAGGAGCTCGGCATCCCTCCTGACGATGAGGAATAG